One region of Mycolicibacterium insubricum genomic DNA includes:
- a CDS encoding UTP--glucose-1-phosphate uridylyltransferase, which translates to MPQVSIPRTAIVPAAGLGTRFLPVTKTVPKELLPVVDTPGIELVAAEAAEAGAERLVIVTSEGKDGVVAHFVEDLVLEGTLEARGKHLILEKVRRAPALIKVESVVQAEPLGLGHAVLCVEPVLLPDEDAVAVLLPDDLVLPTGVLETMSKVRARRGGSVLCAIEVTPEEISAYGVFDVEPVPDAVNPDVMRVKGMVEKPGAGDAPSLYAAAGRYILDRAIFDALRRVSHGAGGEIQLTDAVELLIEEGHPVHVVVHRGARHDLGNPGGYLKAAVDFALERDDYGPELRRWLVERLGRTE; encoded by the coding sequence ATGCCGCAGGTGTCGATCCCGCGCACGGCGATTGTGCCGGCCGCCGGGCTGGGCACCCGTTTTCTACCGGTCACCAAGACGGTGCCCAAGGAACTGCTGCCGGTGGTCGACACCCCCGGTATCGAGCTGGTGGCCGCCGAAGCCGCCGAGGCCGGTGCCGAGCGCCTGGTGATCGTCACCTCCGAAGGCAAGGACGGCGTCGTCGCCCACTTCGTCGAGGACCTGGTGCTGGAAGGCACCCTGGAGGCCCGCGGCAAACACCTGATCCTGGAGAAGGTCCGCCGCGCGCCGGCGCTGATCAAGGTCGAATCCGTGGTCCAGGCCGAACCGCTCGGGCTCGGTCACGCCGTGCTGTGCGTGGAACCGGTGCTGCTGCCCGACGAGGACGCCGTCGCAGTGCTGCTGCCCGACGACCTGGTGCTGCCCACCGGCGTGCTGGAGACCATGTCCAAGGTGCGGGCCCGCCGTGGCGGGTCGGTGCTGTGCGCCATCGAGGTCACCCCCGAGGAGATCAGCGCCTACGGCGTGTTCGACGTCGAACCGGTGCCCGATGCGGTCAACCCGGACGTGATGCGGGTCAAGGGCATGGTGGAAAAGCCCGGCGCCGGGGATGCGCCGTCGCTGTACGCCGCGGCCGGGCGCTACATCTTGGACCGGGCCATTTTCGACGCGCTGCGCCGGGTTTCCCACGGTGCGGGCGGGGAGATCCAGCTGACCGACGCCGTCGAACTGCTCATCGAGGAGGGCCACCCGGTGCACGTCGTGGTGCATCGCGGCGCCCGACACGACCTGGGAAATCCCGGCGGCTACCTCAAGGCTGCGGTTGACTTTGCCCTGGAGCGTGACGACTACGGCCCGGAACTGCGGCGTTGGCTGGTTGAGCGGCTGGGCCGCACCGAGTAA
- a CDS encoding shikimate 5-dehydrogenase codes for MRPTLNKDTVLCISLAARPSNIGTRFHNYLYDRLGLDFLYKACTTTDLPAAIGGVRALNIRGCSVSMPFKQDALSLVDRIEPSAAAIGAVNTIVNDGGELTAANTDYLAIEALIAEYGLDPDRSVLIRGSGGMAAAVATAFRDSGFHHGVLVARNTVAGPELAERLGYHWRHHPGGASGSIIVNVTPIGMAGGPEESESAFGPGTIAAADTVFDVVALAAGPAGETPLIAAARAAGKQVITGTEVIARQAAEQFERYTGVRPSPELIAEASAYSRQT; via the coding sequence ATGCGACCGACGCTGAACAAGGACACCGTGCTGTGCATCTCGCTGGCCGCCCGGCCCAGCAACATCGGCACCCGGTTCCACAACTACCTCTACGACCGGCTCGGCCTGGACTTCCTGTACAAGGCGTGCACCACCACGGATCTGCCCGCCGCGATCGGTGGCGTCCGCGCGTTGAACATCCGCGGTTGCTCGGTGTCGATGCCGTTCAAGCAGGATGCGCTGTCACTGGTCGACCGGATCGAACCGTCGGCGGCGGCGATCGGCGCCGTCAACACCATCGTCAACGACGGCGGCGAACTCACCGCGGCCAACACCGATTACCTGGCGATCGAGGCGCTGATCGCCGAGTACGGCCTGGACCCGGACCGGTCGGTGCTGATCCGCGGCAGCGGGGGGATGGCGGCGGCGGTTGCGACGGCGTTCCGGGACAGCGGTTTTCACCACGGCGTGCTGGTGGCCCGCAACACCGTCGCCGGCCCGGAGCTGGCTGAGCGCCTCGGCTACCACTGGCGCCACCACCCCGGCGGCGCGTCGGGGTCGATCATCGTCAACGTCACCCCCATCGGGATGGCCGGTGGCCCCGAGGAATCCGAGTCGGCGTTCGGCCCGGGGACGATTGCTGCGGCCGACACGGTGTTCGACGTCGTGGCACTGGCGGCCGGCCCGGCGGGGGAGACGCCGCTGATCGCCGCCGCACGGGCGGCCGGCAAACAGGTGATCACCGGAACCGAGGTGATCGCCCGACAGGCCGCCGAGCAGTTCGAGCGCTACACCGGCGTGCGGCCGAGCCCGGAGCTGATCGCCGAGGCCTCGGCGTACTCACGCCAGACCTGA
- the glp gene encoding molybdotransferase-like divisome protein Glp: MRSVQEQQARVQAAAVAPRPIRVAIAEAQGLMCAEEVITERPLPGFDQAAIDGYAVRSVDVLAAGEDAEDAAGAISLPVVSTILAGERTPSRLQPRQAARVQTGAPMPTLADAVLPLRWTDGGQSRVRVLRGVRSGAYVRRTGDDVQPGDVAVRSGTIIGAAQVGLLAAVGRDRVLVHPRPRLTVLSVGGELVDVNRTPGNGQVYDVNSYALAAAARDAGAEVNRVGIVDSDPEKLREVVEGQLSRAEIVVIAGAVGGAAAEAVRAVLSELGEMEVARIAMHPGSVQGFGQLGRDGVPTFLLPANPVSALVVFEVMVRPLIRMSLGKRSPMRRIVPARALAPITSMPGRTGYLRGQLMRDSDTGEYLVQALGGAPGSSSHLLATLAEANCLVVVPAETEEIRTGELVDVAFLAQRG, encoded by the coding sequence GTGCGTTCGGTGCAGGAGCAGCAGGCGCGGGTCCAGGCTGCCGCGGTGGCGCCCCGGCCGATCCGGGTGGCGATCGCCGAGGCGCAGGGCCTCATGTGCGCCGAAGAGGTGATCACCGAGCGGCCGCTGCCGGGCTTCGACCAGGCGGCCATCGACGGGTACGCGGTGCGCAGCGTCGACGTGCTGGCCGCCGGCGAGGACGCCGAAGATGCTGCCGGTGCGATCAGCCTGCCGGTGGTCAGCACCATCCTGGCGGGGGAACGCACCCCGAGCCGGTTGCAGCCCCGCCAGGCCGCCCGGGTGCAGACCGGCGCGCCGATGCCCACCCTGGCCGACGCTGTGCTGCCGCTGCGCTGGACCGACGGCGGCCAGTCCCGGGTCCGGGTGCTGCGCGGTGTGCGATCGGGTGCCTACGTGCGCCGCACCGGCGACGATGTGCAGCCCGGTGACGTCGCGGTGCGGTCCGGCACCATCATCGGCGCGGCGCAGGTCGGGCTGCTGGCGGCTGTCGGGCGCGATCGCGTGCTGGTGCATCCTCGGCCCCGGCTGACGGTGCTCTCGGTCGGCGGCGAGCTCGTCGACGTCAACCGGACGCCGGGCAACGGCCAGGTCTACGACGTCAATTCGTATGCCCTGGCCGCCGCGGCGCGGGATGCCGGTGCCGAGGTCAACCGGGTCGGCATCGTCGATTCGGATCCGGAGAAGCTGCGCGAGGTGGTCGAGGGGCAGCTCTCCCGCGCCGAGATCGTGGTAATCGCCGGCGCGGTCGGCGGCGCAGCCGCCGAGGCGGTGCGCGCGGTGCTCTCGGAGCTCGGTGAGATGGAGGTCGCCCGGATCGCCATGCATCCGGGCTCGGTGCAGGGCTTCGGCCAGCTCGGCCGCGACGGCGTGCCGACCTTCCTGCTGCCGGCCAACCCGGTCAGCGCGCTGGTCGTCTTCGAGGTGATGGTCCGGCCGCTGATCCGGATGTCGCTGGGCAAGCGGTCGCCGATGCGGCGCATCGTGCCGGCCCGCGCGCTGGCGCCGATCACCTCGATGCCGGGCCGCACCGGGTACCTGCGCGGCCAGCTGATGCGGGATTCCGACACCGGCGAGTATCTGGTGCAGGCCCTCGGTGGGGCGCCCGGGTCGTCGTCGCACTTGCTCGCGACGCTGGCCGAGGCGAATTGTCTGGTGGTGGTGCCGGCCGAGACCGAGGAGATCCGGACCGGCGAGCTCGTCGACGTCGCGTTCCTGGCGCAGCGCGGGTGA
- the sepX gene encoding divisome protein SepX/GlpR gives MPSIPQSLLWISLVVLWLFVLVPMLINKREHVRRTSDIALATRVLNVKASRLLRRRRPAAGHRSDPHWQPEPEADDYDEFDDEATGPVVVTSRVRSVAVVGAAVTVEELDYLDVDIVDEDSGALPVGSLADDATDSMPRIDLTEPAAESEMPVAEEIAEEAVEEPVAEAEDTDEADDEYEYMEDSGGLEPEAAEPRYQQPVGPHSHYATKTAAIVSARKYRFRSRVLMTMCALLAIFAAAGLLLASGFWWATAAMAAVTLLYLAYLRRQTRIEERLRRRRMARMARSRLGVENTRDREMDVVPTRLRQPGAVVLEIDEEDPIFEDLEEIAFARTFYDLPQAAGQ, from the coding sequence ATGCCAAGCATCCCCCAGTCATTGCTCTGGATCTCGCTCGTGGTGCTCTGGCTGTTCGTGCTGGTGCCCATGCTCATCAACAAGCGTGAGCACGTGCGCCGCACCAGTGACATCGCGCTGGCCACCCGCGTCCTCAACGTCAAGGCCTCCCGCCTGCTGCGCCGCCGCCGACCGGCCGCGGGCCATCGCAGCGATCCGCACTGGCAGCCCGAACCCGAGGCCGACGACTACGACGAGTTCGATGACGAGGCCACCGGCCCGGTCGTCGTCACCTCCCGGGTGCGTTCGGTCGCCGTCGTCGGCGCCGCGGTGACCGTCGAGGAACTCGACTACCTCGACGTCGACATCGTCGACGAGGACTCCGGGGCGCTGCCCGTCGGCTCCCTGGCCGACGACGCCACCGACTCGATGCCGCGCATCGATCTGACCGAACCGGCCGCCGAGTCCGAGATGCCGGTCGCGGAAGAGATCGCCGAGGAAGCCGTCGAGGAGCCGGTCGCCGAGGCCGAGGACACCGACGAGGCCGACGACGAGTACGAGTACATGGAGGACTCCGGCGGACTGGAGCCCGAGGCAGCCGAACCGCGCTACCAGCAACCCGTTGGGCCGCACAGCCACTACGCCACCAAGACAGCCGCGATTGTCAGTGCCCGCAAGTACCGTTTCCGCAGTCGGGTGCTGATGACCATGTGCGCGCTGCTGGCGATCTTCGCCGCCGCGGGCCTGCTGCTGGCGTCGGGCTTCTGGTGGGCCACCGCGGCGATGGCCGCGGTCACCCTGCTCTACCTGGCCTACCTACGCCGTCAGACCCGGATCGAGGAGCGGTTGCGCCGTCGCCGGATGGCCCGGATGGCGCGATCGCGGCTCGGCGTGGAGAACACCCGCGACCGGGAGATGGATGTGGTGCCCACCCGGCTGCGCCAGCCCGGCGCCGTCGTCCTAGAGATCGATGAGGAAGACCCGATCTTCGAGGATCTCGAGGAGATCGCCTTCGCCCGCACCTTCTACGACCTCCCGCAGGCAGCGGGTCAGTAG
- a CDS encoding GNAT family N-acetyltransferase, with protein sequence MSESENGRAEALARLDVFADCTASDLVPLARLLRPLRAAAGEVLMVQGEPADEFLIIAEGSVAITREPRDESDPPLIADAGRILGELALLRHSPRSATVTAITALAGWSGDDAAFDLLIELPGVLERLERTARQRLAAFITPVPVRLSDGRELLLRPVLPGDRARTEHSHITFSSDTFYRRFQTVRQPGQKLMRYLFVVDYVDHFVWVVVTPDGDLVADARFVRDEDDRTRAEIAFLVGDDYQGQGIGTFLMGALAIAARVAGVTRFHARVLTDNLPMRAILDRAGAQWKRDDLHMVTTEIAVPQEVPIDDDTARGIEAMAVRVLREL encoded by the coding sequence GTGAGCGAATCGGAGAACGGTCGCGCCGAGGCCCTAGCCCGGCTCGACGTCTTCGCCGACTGCACGGCAAGCGATTTGGTGCCCCTGGCTCGGTTGTTGCGCCCGCTGCGCGCCGCGGCCGGCGAGGTGCTGATGGTGCAGGGGGAACCCGCCGACGAGTTCCTGATCATCGCCGAGGGCAGCGTCGCGATCACCCGGGAACCGCGCGACGAGTCCGATCCGCCGCTGATCGCCGACGCCGGGCGCATCCTGGGAGAGCTGGCCCTGCTTCGGCATTCGCCGCGGTCGGCGACGGTCACCGCGATCACCGCGCTGGCCGGCTGGAGCGGCGACGACGCCGCGTTCGACCTGCTGATCGAGCTGCCCGGGGTGCTGGAGCGGTTGGAGCGCACCGCCCGGCAACGCCTGGCCGCGTTCATCACCCCGGTGCCGGTGCGGCTGAGCGACGGCCGGGAGTTGCTGCTGCGACCGGTGCTGCCGGGTGACCGGGCCCGCACCGAGCACAGCCATATCACCTTCTCCAGCGACACGTTCTACCGCCGCTTCCAGACTGTGCGTCAGCCCGGTCAGAAGTTGATGCGCTACCTGTTCGTCGTCGACTACGTCGACCATTTCGTCTGGGTGGTGGTCACCCCCGACGGCGACCTGGTTGCCGATGCCCGGTTCGTGCGGGACGAGGACGACCGTACGCGCGCCGAGATCGCTTTCCTGGTCGGCGACGACTACCAGGGCCAGGGCATCGGGACCTTCCTGATGGGCGCGCTGGCGATCGCCGCCCGGGTGGCCGGGGTGACCCGGTTCCACGCCCGGGTGCTGACCGACAATCTGCCCATGCGGGCCATTCTGGATCGCGCCGGCGCCCAGTGGAAGCGTGACGATCTGCACATGGTGACCACTGAAATCGCTGTGCCGCAAGAGGTGCCGATCGACGACGACACGGCCCGGGGCATCGAGGCGATGGCCGTGCGGGTCCTGCGCGAGCTGTGA
- a CDS encoding LpqN/LpqT family lipoprotein, producing the protein MLTLSRIAATGFTAVAVLAASVACDKHPDTESPSSSTTSPASTAPVQTSTPVTTSPAVTAPSAGSLAAYAKANNLTLTELRHGDPGPKVDLPVPQGWKLVYDEPDAPFGALVLQKPTDPKIPGRIVMLMTKLGGKIDRDAIFAASNAEIIALPDFHGPQSPQTDTLAGFVTSQIGGLYQPDQQLIAQKTVVIPTDGGAYVLRLRASGNQEDAAAMMLATSEIDKKATITA; encoded by the coding sequence ATGCTTACCTTGAGCAGAATCGCCGCTACCGGATTCACCGCGGTCGCGGTGCTGGCGGCATCGGTGGCATGCGACAAGCATCCCGACACCGAGTCCCCCTCCTCGTCGACGACCTCGCCGGCCTCGACCGCCCCGGTACAGACCTCGACGCCGGTGACGACGAGTCCCGCCGTCACCGCTCCGAGCGCGGGGTCGCTGGCGGCGTACGCCAAGGCCAACAACCTGACGCTGACCGAGTTGCGGCACGGCGATCCCGGGCCGAAGGTCGACCTGCCGGTGCCCCAGGGCTGGAAGCTGGTCTACGACGAGCCGGACGCACCGTTCGGCGCGCTGGTCCTGCAGAAGCCGACCGACCCGAAGATCCCGGGCCGGATCGTCATGCTGATGACCAAGCTCGGCGGAAAGATCGACCGGGACGCGATCTTCGCGGCCAGCAACGCCGAGATCATCGCGCTGCCAGACTTCCACGGGCCGCAGAGCCCGCAGACCGACACCCTGGCCGGCTTCGTCACCAGCCAGATCGGTGGCCTCTACCAGCCGGATCAGCAACTGATCGCACAGAAGACCGTCGTCATCCCGACCGACGGTGGCGCCTATGTGCTGCGGCTGCGGGCCAGCGGCAACCAGGAGGACGCCGCCGCGATGATGCTGGCCACCAGTGAGATCGACAAGAAGGCCACCATCACCGCCTGA
- a CDS encoding alkaline phosphatase family protein — protein MTERDRAQAMDNVVVVLFENRSLDNMLGHLYGPDDGKQFDGVIGKNLSNPIPEWAEHGANRKQVPYTVATDMDAPNPDSGEEYFHTNTQLFNVLDEVNRFQNAEDITEPWNNPPPGATPTMDGFVTDYISFFTAEMGRQPTYDEYAQIMTGYTPEQLPVLNGIARDFGVFDHWFSEVPSQTFMNRSFWTAGTSSGLVVNSPVRKWFTDNDAETIFERLEQHGKTWKIYVAEPMRVSFHGVIHYPRLKDKLATQVVPFSEFERDAAAGTLPNLALIEPNMISGHGDYHPAFGRALGAGVDVTCLDPPSALLAGEAFLERIFKAYRTSTSPTGTNVWNTALLIGWDEPGGTYDHVPPGPVPPPDPDAPVGEMGFAFDRSGYRVPAILVSPWVAQGSVFNDEYRHTSLIATLRKVWGLGAAFTQRDRHARAFDDCFTMDTPRDPATWAPIEARPEPAYQLDDAVLAQGLSGLGRSLGLGFIAYARDHGLPLPPQLADSAAEPTSADLLGVFRMAAWHLFPRLRPPTES, from the coding sequence GTGACAGAGCGAGACAGGGCCCAGGCGATGGACAACGTCGTGGTGGTGCTGTTCGAGAACCGATCGCTGGACAATATGCTCGGGCATCTGTACGGCCCTGACGACGGCAAACAGTTCGACGGGGTGATCGGCAAGAACCTGAGCAACCCCATCCCGGAATGGGCCGAGCACGGCGCGAACCGCAAGCAGGTGCCCTACACGGTTGCCACCGACATGGACGCCCCCAACCCGGACTCCGGCGAGGAGTACTTCCACACCAACACCCAGCTGTTCAATGTGCTCGACGAAGTCAATCGGTTCCAGAACGCCGAAGACATCACCGAACCGTGGAACAACCCCCCGCCGGGAGCCACCCCGACGATGGACGGGTTCGTCACCGACTACATCAGCTTTTTCACCGCCGAGATGGGCCGTCAGCCGACCTACGACGAATACGCGCAGATCATGACCGGGTACACGCCCGAGCAACTGCCCGTCCTCAACGGGATCGCACGCGACTTCGGCGTTTTCGACCACTGGTTCTCCGAGGTGCCGTCGCAGACCTTCATGAACCGCTCCTTCTGGACGGCGGGCACATCCTCGGGGCTCGTCGTCAACAGCCCGGTGCGCAAGTGGTTCACCGACAACGACGCGGAGACGATCTTCGAGCGGCTTGAGCAACACGGCAAGACGTGGAAGATCTACGTGGCGGAGCCGATGCGCGTGTCATTCCACGGTGTCATCCACTACCCGCGCCTGAAGGACAAACTCGCCACGCAGGTGGTGCCGTTCTCGGAATTCGAGCGGGATGCCGCGGCCGGAACGTTGCCCAACCTCGCGCTGATCGAGCCGAACATGATCTCCGGTCACGGGGACTACCACCCGGCCTTCGGCCGAGCGCTCGGCGCCGGCGTCGACGTGACCTGCCTCGACCCGCCGTCGGCGCTGCTCGCCGGCGAGGCCTTTCTGGAGCGGATATTCAAGGCCTATCGCACCAGTACCTCGCCGACGGGTACCAACGTCTGGAACACCGCGCTGCTGATCGGCTGGGACGAGCCGGGCGGCACCTACGACCATGTGCCGCCGGGACCTGTTCCGCCGCCCGACCCGGATGCCCCGGTGGGGGAAATGGGCTTCGCGTTCGACCGTTCCGGCTACCGCGTTCCGGCCATCCTGGTCTCGCCCTGGGTCGCCCAAGGCTCGGTGTTCAACGACGAATATCGCCACACCTCGCTCATCGCGACGTTGCGGAAAGTCTGGGGTCTCGGCGCCGCCTTCACCCAACGCGATCGCCACGCGCGCGCCTTTGATGACTGCTTCACCATGGACACCCCCCGCGACCCGGCGACCTGGGCCCCCATCGAAGCAAGGCCCGAACCCGCGTATCAGCTCGATGACGCAGTCCTGGCCCAAGGGCTGAGCGGGCTGGGCCGGAGTCTGGGGCTGGGGTTCATCGCGTACGCCCGCGACCACGGTCTGCCTCTGCCCCCGCAGTTGGCGGACTCGGCCGCGGAACCCACGTCCGCCGACCTGCTCGGCGTCTTCCGCATGGCGGCGTGGCACCTGTTCCCGCGACTTCGCCCACCCACCGAATCCTAG
- a CDS encoding FmdB family zinc ribbon protein, whose product MPTYSYACTECGDRFDAVQAFSDDALTECTKCNGRLRKLFGSVGVVFKGSGFYRNDSRDAGKKIAGSTTAAKSEGGSGESSSKSDSGTSSSSTAASSSSSPAPAGAAS is encoded by the coding sequence GTGCCCACCTACAGCTACGCATGCACCGAATGCGGCGATCGTTTCGACGCGGTGCAGGCCTTCAGCGACGACGCGCTGACCGAGTGCACCAAGTGCAACGGCCGGCTGCGCAAGCTGTTCGGCTCGGTCGGTGTGGTCTTCAAGGGCAGCGGCTTCTACCGCAACGACAGCCGCGACGCCGGCAAGAAGATCGCCGGCTCGACCACCGCCGCGAAGTCCGAGGGCGGCTCGGGTGAATCGTCGTCCAAGTCCGATTCCGGCACGTCGAGCTCCAGCACCGCGGCCTCCAGCAGTTCCAGCCCGGCGCCGGCCGGCGCCGCCAGCTGA
- a CDS encoding GNAT family N-acetyltransferase, protein MNRWRARPGSLHPGWPLPVGPLRVPAGLIRLRPPRLRDGVEWSRIRIDDQPALEPWEPSVDIGWQERHSRGAWPSLLRGMRSEARLGRMLPYVIELDGALCGQLTIGNVTQGALRSAWIGYWVHSMVTGGGVATGALALGLDHCFGPVGLHRVEATVRAENVASRRVLAKAGFREEGVLVRYLHVDGAWRDHLLVALTVEEIEGSVTAALVRAGRASWG, encoded by the coding sequence GTGAATCGCTGGCGGGCCCGTCCGGGGTCACTGCACCCGGGCTGGCCGCTGCCGGTCGGGCCGCTGCGGGTGCCGGCCGGTCTCATCCGATTGCGTCCGCCGCGGCTGCGCGACGGCGTCGAGTGGAGCCGGATCCGCATCGACGACCAGCCCGCACTCGAGCCGTGGGAGCCCAGCGTCGACATCGGCTGGCAGGAGCGGCATTCCCGCGGCGCCTGGCCGTCGTTGCTGCGCGGAATGCGCTCGGAGGCCCGGTTGGGCCGGATGCTGCCCTACGTGATCGAGCTCGACGGAGCGCTGTGCGGTCAGCTGACCATCGGAAACGTGACCCAGGGGGCGTTGCGATCTGCCTGGATCGGGTACTGGGTGCACAGCATGGTCACCGGCGGCGGGGTGGCCACCGGCGCGCTGGCGCTCGGCCTGGACCACTGCTTCGGACCGGTCGGGCTGCATCGGGTGGAGGCGACCGTGCGCGCGGAGAACGTGGCGAGCCGGCGGGTGCTGGCCAAGGCGGGGTTCCGGGAGGAGGGCGTGCTGGTGCGCTACCTGCACGTCGACGGGGCCTGGCGCGACCACCTGCTGGTGGCACTCACCGTCGAGGAGATCGAGGGTTCGGTGACCGCGGCGCTGGTGCGGGCCGGCCGCGCTTCCTGGGGCTGA
- a CDS encoding 5-formyltetrahydrofolate cyclo-ligase codes for MPDDAKQLLRRRLLARRRRVESGVRAAEADALAAALIPVILESTTPGDTVCGYLPVGSEPGSVRLLDALVDQGRRVLLPVTDTDPDGQPRALRWGVYRAGELTGARYGLLEPAGPSLDPSVIAESRVIVVPALAVQSDGARLGRGAGFYDRSLPLADPSALLIAVVRDDEVLDDVPTGAHDVTMTHIATPAGGVRPCR; via the coding sequence ATTCCCGACGACGCGAAGCAGCTGTTGCGCCGACGGTTGCTCGCCCGGCGCCGCCGGGTGGAGTCGGGGGTGCGCGCGGCGGAGGCCGATGCGCTGGCCGCCGCGCTGATCCCGGTGATCCTGGAGTCGACGACGCCCGGCGACACCGTGTGCGGCTATCTGCCGGTGGGTTCGGAGCCGGGGTCGGTGCGCCTGCTCGACGCGCTCGTCGATCAGGGCCGGCGGGTGCTGCTTCCGGTCACCGACACCGATCCCGACGGGCAGCCCCGGGCGCTGCGCTGGGGCGTCTACCGCGCTGGGGAACTGACCGGCGCACGCTACGGACTGTTGGAACCGGCCGGTCCGTCGCTGGACCCGTCGGTGATCGCGGAGTCGCGGGTCATCGTCGTACCCGCGCTGGCCGTACAGAGCGACGGCGCCCGGCTGGGCCGCGGTGCCGGGTTCTACGACCGGTCCCTGCCGCTGGCCGACCCGTCGGCGCTGCTCATCGCGGTGGTCCGCGACGATGAAGTGCTCGACGACGTTCCCACCGGGGCGCACGACGTGACCATGACGCACATAGCCACGCCCGCCGGCGGCGTCCGACCCTGTCGCTGA
- a CDS encoding bile acid:sodium symporter: MLYATFLQVPFTRLIAAFRDVRFLTAVLAINFVVVPVVVAALTLPLTLSRAVLLGVLLTLLTPCIDYAIVFCGLAGGDHRRPPAGRRARADADPDGRAAPTAVAVRRARTRRHRRPRPVPGGIRGPHRGAAAAGLGHPDARGSAPQRAARSAPGLFLAELRRSSNPAVGVRGDERRHGAVDDGDAVRRGRRPVRLRPAHPAAAARAVLNLPPGHKT, translated from the coding sequence TTGCTCTACGCCACCTTCCTGCAGGTCCCGTTCACCAGGCTGATCGCCGCGTTCCGCGACGTCCGGTTTCTCACTGCGGTGCTGGCGATCAACTTCGTCGTGGTGCCGGTCGTCGTTGCGGCGCTGACCCTGCCGCTGACGCTGTCCCGGGCGGTGTTGCTGGGTGTGCTGCTCACCCTGCTCACCCCGTGCATCGACTACGCCATCGTGTTCTGCGGTCTGGCAGGCGGCGATCATCGCCGCCCGCCTGCTGGCCGCCGCGCCCGTGCTGATGCTGACCCAGATGGTCGCGCTGCCCCTACTGCTGTGGCTGTTCGTCGGGCCCGAACTCGCCGACATCGTCGACCTCGGCCCGTTCCTGGAGGCATTCGGGGTCCTCATCGTGGTGCCGCTGCTGCTGGCCTGGGGCACCCAGACGCTCGCGGCTCGGCACCGCAGCGGGCGGCTCGGTCGGCGCCGGGCCTCTTCCTCGCGGAACTACGCCGCTCGTCGAACCCGGCGGTCGGCGTCCGCGGCGATGAGCGCCGCCATGGTGCCGTTGATGACGGCGACGCTGTTCGTCGTGGTCGCCGGCCAGTTCGTCTACGTCCGGCTCATCCCGCGGCTGCTGCCCGCGCCGTCCTGAACCTGCCGCCGGGCCACAAAACCTGA
- a CDS encoding Rv2253/PknI dimerization domain-containing protein — protein sequence MRNSRRIAGRSAWSALAASVTVATLAASLAGCGTDTEPQATPSYALNGVYRLVGDGAKQTLGGEPDPGPSMQRQFALRSHCDGDTCVTIGMRLDDKDASKPFEDGDGKPDEPMVADYRDGRWFQAEQAEWTCGDGSVGRQTVYWSLTPQSDGSLTGTRTDIRVASPQCVSVQQLPITITRTGDIDPAISLGDPASVPPWRASPPARLSGKYTRTAVQVQAGSEIDRTAVEFTSFCVRNTNNCVALKSFTEPDGPRLVPLEFDNGRWTVQFDAMDTECPESKQQAQVISHEQYALPTDASNPIQNTTGSEVAVVTGACTGVLRDFNLALQRSEG from the coding sequence ATGCGCAATTCTCGCAGGATCGCCGGACGATCAGCATGGTCGGCGCTGGCCGCGTCGGTGACCGTCGCAACGTTGGCCGCGTCGCTGGCCGGCTGCGGCACGGACACCGAACCGCAGGCGACACCGTCGTACGCCCTCAACGGCGTCTACCGGCTCGTCGGCGACGGCGCCAAACAGACCCTCGGGGGAGAGCCCGACCCGGGGCCGTCGATGCAGCGGCAGTTCGCCCTGCGCAGCCACTGCGACGGGGATACCTGCGTCACCATCGGCATGCGCCTGGATGACAAGGATGCGAGTAAACCTTTCGAAGACGGGGACGGAAAGCCCGACGAGCCGATGGTCGCCGACTATCGCGACGGCCGCTGGTTTCAGGCCGAACAGGCCGAATGGACCTGCGGTGACGGAAGCGTCGGGCGCCAGACCGTCTACTGGTCGCTGACCCCGCAATCCGACGGCAGCCTGACCGGCACCCGCACCGACATCCGGGTCGCCAGCCCGCAGTGCGTGAGCGTGCAGCAGCTGCCGATCACCATCACCCGGACCGGCGACATCGACCCGGCGATCTCGCTCGGCGATCCTGCGTCGGTGCCGCCCTGGCGGGCATCGCCCCCGGCGCGGCTCTCCGGCAAGTACACGAGGACCGCTGTCCAGGTCCAGGCCGGAAGTGAAATCGACCGCACCGCAGTGGAGTTCACCAGCTTCTGCGTCCGTAACACCAACAACTGCGTGGCGCTGAAGTCGTTCACCGAGCCCGACGGCCCGCGCCTGGTTCCGCTGGAATTCGACAACGGCCGCTGGACCGTGCAGTTCGACGCGATGGACACCGAGTGCCCGGAGTCCAAGCAACAGGCGCAGGTGATCTCCCACGAGCAGTACGCCCTGCCCACCGACGCCTCCAACCCGATCCAGAACACGACCGGGTCGGAGGTCGCCGTGGTCACCGGCGCCTGCACCGGTGTGCTGCGCGACTTCAACCTGGCTCTGCAGCGGTCGGAAGGTTAG